A stretch of the Corylus avellana chromosome ca6, CavTom2PMs-1.0 genome encodes the following:
- the LOC132183850 gene encoding patatin-like protein 2, with the protein MEATAASSVALQPPTYGNLITILSIDGGGIRGLIPGTILTFLEAELQKMDGEEARIADYFDVIAGTSTGGLVTAMLTSPNEKNRPLFAAKDIKDFYLKQGPKIFPQNRCPLLPHVSKIIKALSGPKYNGKYLHSLVKETLGNTRLHQTLTNVVIPTFDINRLQPTIFSSFEVKKNPSLDALLSDVCIATSAAPTYLPAHYFETRYPSGKVRDFNLIDGGVAANNPALVAIGEITKEVSRGSPDFFPIKPVDFGRFLVISLGTGSSKAEKKYNAHEAAKWGILNWLSKGGSTPIVDVFTQASADMVHLHLSAVFQALHTEKSYLRIQDDTLRGDVSSVDIATQKNLDHLVKVGEGLLKKPVSRVNLDTGLFEPSSKETNAEALIRFAKILSQERLLRLARSPHGHAANSK; encoded by the exons ATGGAAGCAACTGCTGCTAGTAGTGTAGCCCTACAGCCTCCAACTTATGGGAACCTAATCACCATTCTCAGCATTGATGGCGGTGGAATTAGAGGGCTTATCCCAGGAactattcttacttttttagaAGCTGAGCTTCAG AAGATGGATGGTGAAGAAGCAagaatcgcagattattttgatgtgatTGCAGGAACAAGCACAGGTGGTCTTGTCACTGCCATGCTAACAAGCCCAAATGAAAAGAACAGGCCCTTGTTTGCAGCCAAGGATATCAAGGACTTCTACCTAAAACAAGGTCCTAAGATCTTCCCACAAAACAG ATGTCCATTGCTTCCTCATGTTTCAAAGATAATAAAAGCCCTTTCCGGGCCAAAATACAATGGCAAATATCTCCATAGCCTTGTCAAGGAAACACTTGGAAACACAAGATTGCACCAGACATTGACTAATGTTGTCATTCCAACATTTGACATCAACCGACTCCAGCCAACCATCTTCTCCAGCTTTGAG GTCAAGAAAAACCCAAGTTTAGATGCCCTTCTCTCGGACGTATGCATTGCAACCTCAGCAGCACCAACTTATCTTCCAGCTCATTACTTTGAAACCAGATACCCCTCAGGAAAAGTTAGAGACTTTAACCTAATAGATGGTGGCGTTGCTGCAAATAATCCG GCTTTAGTTGCGATTGGTGAAATAACAAAGGAGGTGAGTAGAGGAAGCCCTGACTTCTTCCCGATAAAACCGGTGGACTTTGGAAGGTTTCTGGTCATATCGTTAGGAACGGGGTCTTCGAAAGCTGAAAAGAAATATAATGCGCACGAGGCAGCTAAGTGGGGTATTTTGAATTGGTTAAGCAAAGGTGGCTCCACCCCTATCGTTGATGTTTTTACGCAAGCAAGTGCAGATATGGTCCACCTCCATCTCTCTGCAGTTTTCCAAGCCCTTCATACCGAGAAAAGCTACCTCCGGATTCAG GACGACACGTTAAGAGGGGATGTCTCTTCCGTGGATATCGCCACACAGAAGAATTTGGATCATCTTGTGAAAGTTGGTGAAGGATTGCTGAAGAAACCAGTTTCTAGGGTGAATTTGGACACGGGCCTTTTCGAGCCTTCTAGCAAAGAGACTAATGCAGAAGCTCTCATAag GTTTGCGAAAATACTTTCCCAAGAGAGGCTGCTTCGCCTAGCTAGGTCCCCCCATGGACATGCTGCAAATTCCAAATGA